The window TGGTGGCATATCCCTCAGGCTTTTAATCCTCCCCGTCGGGCTCTTCCACCCGGGCAGCTCCTCATAGATCGGTTTGCATCTCGATAGGACGGTTAGACTGCTGGGGAAGTCGGTTAGCTTTGAGCCGTTATACTCGTATGCCACACATACCTTGATTTTATCGAAGGCGTCCAAGACATCCAACTTGGTTATCGCCAGCCTTGTAAAGCCATTGATTCGGGCCGCATATCTGAGAGCCACCATATCAAGCCAGCCGCATCTTCGAGGTCTTCCGGTTGTGGCGCCATATTCGACCCCTCTTCTCCTCATCTCCTGACCCGTCTTATCCTTGAGCTCCGTCGGGAAAGGTCCTTTTCCGACACGGGTAGTATATGCCTTAACCACTCCCATGATCTCATCGATCGCTTTAGGGCCTACGCCGAGTCCTGTGAGCACTCCTCCAACGCTCGTGTTTGATGAGGTGACGAAGGGATAGGTTCCGAAATCCACATCCAGCATCGTCCCCTGGGCGCCTTCATAGAGCACCCTTTTGCCTGATTTGATCGCCTGATTCATGAAGAGGGCGGTATCAGTGACGAACGGTCTTATCCTCTCCCTAAGGCTTCTACAACTTTTAAGAAGCTCATCCTTATCCGGCAGGGACTCAGGCGGGACGTAGCTTGCCTTTCTCCTAAGGTTATACGAGATCTTCTCCTCCAACATCTCGTCCTCGAGTAGATCCACCACCCTTATTCCACAGAGCCTATCCATCTTATCCGAATAGGTGGGGCCAACGCCCCGGAGGGTGGTGCCGATCCTCCCGCCGCCTCGATTGCCCTCCAGAGCGGATTCCAGAGCTATGTGGTAGGGCATTATGACGTGCGCCCTGTCGCTTATCAGCAGATTTCGGTCGATGTGTATCCCCCGGCTTTCGAGTTCATCCATCTCCCTGCAGATCGCCTCGAGCGATATGACCACCCCGTTTCCTATGACACAGATCTTGCCGGGATGGAGGATACCGGAGGGGATCAAATGCAGGACGAACTTCTCACCGTTGATGACCACACTGTGGCCGGCGTTCGGTCCTCCTTGATATCTCGCCACGATATCGGCCTCTTCGGCGAGAAAATCGACGATCTTCCCTTTCCCTTCGTCTCCCCACTGCGCTCCGACGACCAGGATATTAGCCATGATAGGACCTTAACCTCCGGGAAAAAACCGGGCGCCTCACAATCGAGCAAGGCGCCCTGTAAGATTCAACAAGACAGAGAACTCCCTATCTTTTAGTCCACTGAAATTTAGCCCTGGCACCCTTCTGTCCGTACTTCTTTCTCTCCTTAACCCTCGGATCGCGGGTCAGAAATCCTCCTTTTTTCAGGATAGGTCTTAGTTCAGGGTTGAACTGCAGCAAAGCCCTTGCGATACCGTGTCTGATTGCACCGGCCTGACCTGATATTCCGCCGCCTCGAACGTTGACCAGCACGTCGAACTTACCCACTAATTCCGTCGCTTCCAGAGGCTGGAATATCATCTTTCTGTGATCCTCACGGGTGAAATAGTCCTCAAGCTGTCTTTTGTTTATGATAACTTGGCCGGATCCGGGGATCAGTCTGACCCGCGCCACAGAGGTCTTTCTTCTGCCTGTTCCCCAATACTGCGCTTTTTCCTCCACCTTATCTATCCCTCCAGATCAGAGCTCTATCTCCAAAGGTTCAGGTTTCTGAGCTTTATGAGGGTGATCTGGGCCGGCGTATACCCTAAGTCTCCTGAACACCTTTCTTCCCAACCTATTTTTGGGAAGCATTCCCCAGACAGCATGGGTTATAACCCTTTCGGGATTTCTCTCCAGCATCTGTCTCAGACTTCTCACCTTCAATCCGCCGATGTATCCCGAATGGCGATAATACATTTTATCGTCCAGCTTTTTCCCTGTCACCTTTATCTTCTCGGCGTTTATGACTATAACGCCGAACCCCATATCAACATGAGGGGTGAAAGTGGGGACATGTTTGCCGCGAAGGACCTTGGCTATTTGACTGGCAAGCCTGCCCAAAACTTTGCCCTCAGCGTCAACCAAGTACCACTTGACATCCCTTTTAGGTTTTGCCGAAATCGTTCTGGTTCTGAGCATCTCCTTGACCAACCTGCCTAGCTGGATTTCACACAGGCTTAGATTATATCATTAAGCCCCATCATTGTCAAACCGCAGTTGGAAAGATCCTATACCCTCGATCAGGCGGAGCGGCTTGTTTGTATGTCGGGGATATGCTAAAATAGTTAGAGCTTCGATGATAAGTTCAAACCCGGGAGGGCGTTCATGAAAGAGATCAGAATCGGTATGATCGGCTACTCCTTCATGGGCAAGGCCCACAGCTTCGGATACAGAAACGTCGGTATCTTCTACGATCTGAAGGCCAAGCCCATCATGAAGGTGATATGTGGTAGGAAGGAGGAAGGCGTTAAGGCCGCGGCAGAGAGGTACGGATGGCAGGAATATGAGACCGATTGGAGGAAGGTGGTCGAGCGTGACGACATAGATCTCATCGATATCTGCACGCCCGGATATCTGCATACCGAGATGGCCGTGGCTGCCGCCGAGGCCGGCAAGAACATCTTCTGCGAGAAACCGCTTGCCAACAATTTGGCCGATGCCCGTAAGATGCTGGAGGCCGTTCAGAAAGCCGGTGTCAAGCATATGGTCGGATTCAACTACAGAACCGTCCCGGCGATCGCTTTGGCTAAGAGATTGATAGAGGAGGGGAAGATCGGGCAGATATATCACTTCAGAGGGGTATACCTGCAGGATTGGATCATTGACCCTGACTTCCCGCTGGTGTGGAGATTGGACGCGAAAATCGCCGGATCAGGCCCTCTGGGGGATCTAGCTGCACATACTGTGGATATCGCACATTATCTGATGGGCGAGATAGACGAGGTCGTGGCCCAGGAGGAGACCTTCATCAAGGAGAGACCGCCTCAGGCCGACGTGGTTAAGGGCACGGGGTTGACCGATGTGAGCGTAGCTGAGCCGACCAAAAAGGTTCCCGTCACCGTGGAGGACGCGACGATGTTCCTGGCGAGGTTCAAAAATGGCGCTTTGGGAACATTCGAGGCGTCCAGGTTCTGTGCAGGGAGGAAAAACTTCAACGGGTTTGAGATAAACGGCAGCAAGGGAAGTTTGGCCTTCAACTTCGAGGACATGAACATCCTCTGGTACTATTCGAGGGAGGATGAGGGGCACGTGCAGGGGTTCAGACGGATACTCGTCACCGAATCGGAACACGAATATGCCGGTGCATGGTGGCCCCCGGGACATATAATCGGCTACGGCGAGACCTTCGTCAACGAGATACATAATCTGCTCGACGCGCTGGCGGAGGATAGAATGCCCTCACCCTCGTTTGAAGATGGCGTTAAGTGTCAGAAGGTGCTCGAAGCCGTTACCGTATCGGTTAAGGAGAGAAGATGGGTTAAACTCGACGAGCTTTGATCCGAAAACATGGGGGCGGGCTTTGAAGCCCGCCTATTAAGGCGTCTGAGGTTTCAGATGGCTGATGTATCCGAGCTGCTTAAACGGGCCTCTGTTGAGGAGCCTTTCGCCAGGAAGATCAACGCCGAGGTCGTAAAAGTCGGCGAAGGAGAGGCGGTCGTTAGGATGAGAGCCGCCTCAGATATGACAAACATTTTCGGTATGATCCATGGAGGGGCTATCTTCTCTCTCATGGATGAGGCCTTTCAACTGGCATGCAACTCCCATGGCACCGTCTCCCTAGCCCTGAACGTCAACATTACGTATCTTGCCCCTCCAAAAGTCGGCGGGCTCTTGACCGCTGAGGCGAAGGAGATATCCTGCTCCAACAGGATCGGGGTATATCAGATCAGGGTGACCGATGAGTCGGGGAAGCTTATAGCTACGGCCCAGGCAGTCGCCTATCGGAAAAAAGATCCGCTCCTATTTTCAGCCTGATGTGCATTTTATTGCATGCTGAGCTTGCAATACCCTTATCCTGCCGTTTTCCGTCTGTGAAAGGCTTAAAGTTCAATCGGTTCAAGGCCGATATTCTACGTGAACGGAAATTTTTTATGGAGAGTGATTGATGTTATCCCGTCCTCGCTCAGGCAGGGATATAAGGGCTTTAATCATAGCGATCATGACAGGATTGACGGTCACGATATTCGTCTTCGTACTGGGTAAATACTTCCTCCCTGGAGGTATGAGGACCTATAGAATCGTTGTGGCCAGGAAGGATATAAAGGCGTGGGAGAGGATCACACCCGAGGATGTGGAACTGGTTGAAGTGAAGGCCAAAAAGCTTTCTCCCTATTATTTCACGTCCATCTCTCAGGTGATCGGTCGGGCACCGGTGGTCAGCATCAGATCCGGTCAGAAGCTCCATCAGGGTATGTTCAGGGTGCCCGAGCAAGAGTTATCGAGGGTGCTTCCGGAAGGGACATATGGGTTTGTCTTTCCGCTCAACACACCCTCACTTTACCTTCAAGCTCAAAACCTCATGCCGGGCGATAGGATAGACGTGCTGGCTGAGATCAGGGATGAGACTACCAACGAGAGAATGGTGGTTGAGGTCGCCCAAAATCTGCTGGTGGTGGGGGTTAACTACGGCGAACCGCCGGATAGCGCCGGGCAAGGGAGGGTTTCAACGGGCAGATTTCGTTTCACTACCAATAGATCTCAGAGACGCGAGAGCAAAGTCCCCAGATCCCTGGTGTTAGCTGTGACACCCGATCAGGCCTATGCCTTGAAGCTCGCTTCCCAGACCGGCGATGTCTCCATCCTAGTCAGATCCCTGAAAGGTAGCACGCCTCTCACTACCAGTTCAGCCAAAACCTTGGATGAGTATCTCAGGGAGAAAGGGATTCTGCCGCCTAAGGCCGTTATCAGCAGGACATCTCGAGGCGCCAGACTTAAAACATCGAAGGTGACCTTGATAAAGGGCACATCAAGCCAGGAGGTACCCCTGGGGGGAGGCAAATGAGGCAGATCGTCGCCATCGCATCATTGCTTATCTTCACCTCTGGCGCCCTCTGGGGAAGTGGCCCAGGGGTGATGTTGACCGACTTAAAGGTTATCCCCTCTGAGGGCGGATACCAGATCGTCATCGAACTCGACTCCCCGACAGCCTATATAGTCGACGATTCAAACCTACCTTCAAGCTTGAGGGTGGAAATCATAGATTGCGGTATATCCCCAAAGCTGATCTCACTCAAGCCCCTCCTCGTCAATAAAGGGGGAATATCGCGGATTGTACTGTCCGAGGACAAGCTCAGGGGGAGAACATACGTGGATATCTTTCTCTCAAAACGGGTCAAATACGTCAAACGTTCCCCCAGGGCAGCTAAGAGGATAGTTCTAGAGTTACTTCGCCCTGCCACCTCTACGACGCCCGAAAAGAGATCGGAGGAAGCGGCCAGGCCAAAGCCCACCTCCACCATTTCCACCACCACTACCATCGTCCATGTGACGGCTGTAACGTATAAGCCGGTCGAAGACGGAGTTGAGGTGCAGATCAAGGCGGATGGGCCTTTTAGAAGCGAGGTAACAGAAGAGAATAAAAAACTGATCGTTCGGATCCCAAACGCCATTCTTGCCTGGGGGATAACGGGGGCGAAGAGCTTTAACGTTGAAAGTGATTCGGTGCAGAAGATAACCGTCTCCCAGAAAAGCGTCAATCCTGAAGTCGTTCAGGTGGAGATCGACAGAAAGTATAAGGCGCCGTACAAATCTCTGCCCTCCACCGACGCGACCGTATATCGGCTTAAGGTTGAATCCGCTCCCGCTTATAAACCCGCCGGTGCCGGTTCCTCCCTGACGGGCAATCTGCTCCGTATACCCGTGGGATATTCCTATACGATCGATGTGGAGCTTAAAAATGGCGATTCCGTGATCCTGGGCGATCCCGCGATAGCCGATGCCGTGATAAATGCGGCGGGGGATATCACCATAAACGGCAAATCTCCCGGCAGAACCACCCTTGAGATATGGGGCCACAAAGGAAGCCTCGCCCGGTATATCATCGAGGTATACAGGGACACAGGCTGGATCGAACAGGAGATAAAGTCGCAAATAGAAGATCCGGGCATATCGGTCAGGGTGGTAAACGACGTCGTAATACTTGAGGGGGAAGCGAAATCCGAAAAGAGCCATGAGCTCGCCAAGGCTATCGCTCAAGCCTATGTCAGCAAGGTGATAGATAACGTTGTTGTGAGACATGAGAGGGTGGATTTGGAGAAGACCATTCTGGACGCTCTTAAGGAACAGGGGTTAAGCAGGATCGACGTGAAGGTCAGAGGAGGCGTGGCCCTCCTCAGCGGCACCGTGGGGAGTGAATCTCAGAGAGGGATAGCCGAGCAGATAGCCAAAGCATACGTGCAAAACGTCGTCAACTCGATTCAGGTGGCGTTGCCACCCGATTTGGAAACCACCATCCGATCACAGCTCAATATGCCCAATGTCTCGGTCAAGCTTCTCAGGGATGCCATTATCCTAAGCGGTACGGTTGACACGGAACAACAGAGAACCGAGGCTGAGAGACTCGCTTTGATCTATTCAAGCAGGGTGGTCAATCTCATCCAAGTCAGGCCTTTCAGAAAGACCGGTGAGGAGATAACGGCGGAGATAGGGATAAGCGATGTCACGGCCAAATGGGTCGGGGATCAGCTCTATCTTGAGGGCACCGTCAGGAGCGAGCTCGATTCGAAGTTAGCCGAGGAGATAGCAAAAAAGTATACCGATCAGGTGGTAAACAGGATAAAGGTCTCCAAACCGGTACAGATAAACGTAAAGGTCAAAGTCCTTGAGGTCAATAGGAGTGCGTTATCCCGTCTTGGCGTCAGTTGGTCCCAGGGGGTGACCTTCTCAGAAACAAGTATCCCTTCCCAGCCTTTCAAGGTCGGCCGGATAGTCCGTGCGAGTCTGTTGAATGCCAGGATAGATGCCCTTATAAGCTCTGGTTCAGCCAGATTGCTGGCTGAACCTAATCTGACGACCATCAGCGGACAGCAGGCTACCTCTTTGTCCGGCGGTGAGATCCCGTTGGTCACCGAGACGTTAGGCGCCCCGGGCATAGGCAGGTTGGCTTTCGGGAGGGAGACGAGGGAATACGGCGTCAGACTCCAGATAACCCCCACTATAGATGAGGACGGCTATATAAACGTTCAGCTCGACTCTGAGGTCAGCGAGATAAACAGAGGGGCCGGTTTTTACACGCCCGTCGGCAGAATAGGCACTTTCGCGACCAGAAAGATCCAGGCTAACGTCAGGGCCAAAGACGGCGAGACGGTGGTGCTGGGGGGATTGCTCCAGCAGAGAGAGATCGACAATAAAACCCGCCTGCCTATACTCGGATATATCCCGATCCTGGGGCATCTCTTCACCTATTCCCGCAAAGAGAAGATCGAGACGGAGCTGATATACATCATGACGCCAAAGATAATCAGGGAGGGCGGATCGGCTCAGGAGATTATGCCTCAGCTTTCGGCCGAGGCAACTGAAAAGAAACCTTTCACCTGGTGAGAGCGATGAGAGCTTTTATAGCGGATAGCGATCCGGAATCCAGAGAAGTTATAAGAAGATCCCTCGCCGAAAAGGGCGTTGAGGTGATCGGTGAGGCCGATAACGGGGAGAGATGTCTGGAGGCGATCAGAGAAAATCCACCAGATCTTCTCTTCGTGGAGGACGAACTGCCGGGGATAAACGGGACGGAGATCGCCAGGAGGATCTCCGCTGAGATGCCAGGGACGATCGTGGTGATGACCTCCTACGAGGGTAGATTCCATTCACTTAGAAGGGCGATGCAATCGGGTGCGAGGGAATTCCTGCTCAAACCGGTGGAGCCGGAGGATATGGAGGAGACCCTGGCGGATATCTTCGGCATACCACGACGTCCAACCGCTCAAGAGATCGAAGAGCCGGCTCCGATGGTGGAAGAGGAAAAGGAGGAGATTGTCTCATCCAATAGATGGGTGATCTCCCTCTTTAGCTCGAAGGGAGGGATCGGGAGGACAAGTCTGACCGCTAATCTTGGCGTTATAGTCGCATCGAGGACAAGGAATTCGGTGGCTATGGTCGATCTAAGCCTCCAGTTTGGTGAACTCCATGTCGTTTTAGATATTGTGCCGCAGTATACGATCTACGATCTTCTCCCTGTTGTCGAGAAGGGGGAGCTGACGGAGGAGGAGCTGCTCAAATACATGTCCGCCCATCCATCAGGAGCGATGTTACTCGCCGCTCCCCCACATCCCAGATATGCCGAAGAGGTGAGTGGGAAACACGTGGAGGCGATACTGGAAGTGATGAGACGAAGGTTCGATTTCATCCTGATAGATAACCCTCCCCTTTTCATCGAGCCGACCCTTACCGCTTTAGATCTCTCGGATGCCATACTCTACCTGATACCAAATTCCATCCCAGGGGTACGAAACGCTAAGATCGCCTTGGACGTTATGCGAAGGCTTCATTATCCTCTTTCAAAGCTGAAGCTGATAGCGGTGGAAATGGAGGGGGTGAAAGATGTGACGGTCTCCGATATGGAGGAGGTCCTAGGCGTGATGATCGAGGGCACGATTAGCCTCGATCCCAAACAAATGCTTGATTCCATAAACTCCGGTGTGCCGATCGTTGTTCATCGACCTAATTCGAAATTGGCTAAGGAGATAACGGAGATCGCCTCCATGTTAATAGGTGAAATGCTCCCAACAGGATTCGAGAAAAACCGAAAAAGCCTGATCTCACGACTTAAAAAGCTGTTGGAGATAAAGGGGTTGTGATAGGATGTCTCTGATTGAAAGATTGAGGAAATTTGAAATGACCAATCCGCCTAGAAAGGAGGAAACCGGGGAAACACAGAGAGCAAAGCCTGGAAGAGTTGAAAGA is drawn from Candidatus Poribacteria bacterium and contains these coding sequences:
- a CDS encoding BON domain-containing protein, which translates into the protein MRQIVAIASLLIFTSGALWGSGPGVMLTDLKVIPSEGGYQIVIELDSPTAYIVDDSNLPSSLRVEIIDCGISPKLISLKPLLVNKGGISRIVLSEDKLRGRTYVDIFLSKRVKYVKRSPRAAKRIVLELLRPATSTTPEKRSEEAARPKPTSTISTTTTIVHVTAVTYKPVEDGVEVQIKADGPFRSEVTEENKKLIVRIPNAILAWGITGAKSFNVESDSVQKITVSQKSVNPEVVQVEIDRKYKAPYKSLPSTDATVYRLKVESAPAYKPAGAGSSLTGNLLRIPVGYSYTIDVELKNGDSVILGDPAIADAVINAAGDITINGKSPGRTTLEIWGHKGSLARYIIEVYRDTGWIEQEIKSQIEDPGISVRVVNDVVILEGEAKSEKSHELAKAIAQAYVSKVIDNVVVRHERVDLEKTILDALKEQGLSRIDVKVRGGVALLSGTVGSESQRGIAEQIAKAYVQNVVNSIQVALPPDLETTIRSQLNMPNVSVKLLRDAIILSGTVDTEQQRTEAERLALIYSSRVVNLIQVRPFRKTGEEITAEIGISDVTAKWVGDQLYLEGTVRSELDSKLAEEIAKKYTDQVVNRIKVSKPVQINVKVKVLEVNRSALSRLGVSWSQGVTFSETSIPSQPFKVGRIVRASLLNARIDALISSGSARLLAEPNLTTISGQQATSLSGGEIPLVTETLGAPGIGRLAFGRETREYGVRLQITPTIDEDGYINVQLDSEVSEINRGAGFYTPVGRIGTFATRKIQANVRAKDGETVVLGGLLQQREIDNKTRLPILGYIPILGHLFTYSRKEKIETELIYIMTPKIIREGGSAQEIMPQLSAEATEKKPFTW
- a CDS encoding PaaI family thioesterase; the encoded protein is MADVSELLKRASVEEPFARKINAEVVKVGEGEAVVRMRAASDMTNIFGMIHGGAIFSLMDEAFQLACNSHGTVSLALNVNITYLAPPKVGGLLTAEAKEISCSNRIGVYQIRVTDESGKLIATAQAVAYRKKDPLLFSA
- a CDS encoding Gfo/Idh/MocA family oxidoreductase gives rise to the protein MKEIRIGMIGYSFMGKAHSFGYRNVGIFYDLKAKPIMKVICGRKEEGVKAAAERYGWQEYETDWRKVVERDDIDLIDICTPGYLHTEMAVAAAEAGKNIFCEKPLANNLADARKMLEAVQKAGVKHMVGFNYRTVPAIALAKRLIEEGKIGQIYHFRGVYLQDWIIDPDFPLVWRLDAKIAGSGPLGDLAAHTVDIAHYLMGEIDEVVAQEETFIKERPPQADVVKGTGLTDVSVAEPTKKVPVTVEDATMFLARFKNGALGTFEASRFCAGRKNFNGFEINGSKGSLAFNFEDMNILWYYSREDEGHVQGFRRILVTESEHEYAGAWWPPGHIIGYGETFVNEIHNLLDALAEDRMPSPSFEDGVKCQKVLEAVTVSVKERRWVKLDEL
- a CDS encoding response regulator encodes the protein MRAFIADSDPESREVIRRSLAEKGVEVIGEADNGERCLEAIRENPPDLLFVEDELPGINGTEIARRISAEMPGTIVVMTSYEGRFHSLRRAMQSGAREFLLKPVEPEDMEETLADIFGIPRRPTAQEIEEPAPMVEEEKEEIVSSNRWVISLFSSKGGIGRTSLTANLGVIVASRTRNSVAMVDLSLQFGELHVVLDIVPQYTIYDLLPVVEKGELTEEELLKYMSAHPSGAMLLAAPPHPRYAEEVSGKHVEAILEVMRRRFDFILIDNPPLFIEPTLTALDLSDAILYLIPNSIPGVRNAKIALDVMRRLHYPLSKLKLIAVEMEGVKDVTVSDMEEVLGVMIEGTISLDPKQMLDSINSGVPIVVHRPNSKLAKEITEIASMLIGEMLPTGFEKNRKSLISRLKKLLEIKGL
- the rpsI gene encoding 30S ribosomal protein S9, with the protein product MEEKAQYWGTGRRKTSVARVRLIPGSGQVIINKRQLEDYFTREDHRKMIFQPLEATELVGKFDVLVNVRGGGISGQAGAIRHGIARALLQFNPELRPILKKGGFLTRDPRVKERKKYGQKGARAKFQWTKR
- a CDS encoding adenylosuccinate synthase, with the protein product MANILVVGAQWGDEGKGKIVDFLAEEADIVARYQGGPNAGHSVVINGEKFVLHLIPSGILHPGKICVIGNGVVISLEAICREMDELESRGIHIDRNLLISDRAHVIMPYHIALESALEGNRGGGRIGTTLRGVGPTYSDKMDRLCGIRVVDLLEDEMLEEKISYNLRRKASYVPPESLPDKDELLKSCRSLRERIRPFVTDTALFMNQAIKSGKRVLYEGAQGTMLDVDFGTYPFVTSSNTSVGGVLTGLGVGPKAIDEIMGVVKAYTTRVGKGPFPTELKDKTGQEMRRRGVEYGATTGRPRRCGWLDMVALRYAARINGFTRLAITKLDVLDAFDKIKVCVAYEYNGSKLTDFPSSLTVLSRCKPIYEELPGWKSPTGRIKSLRDMPPNARRYLDYISERLETPISIISVGPERNQTITL
- the rplM gene encoding 50S ribosomal protein L13; the encoded protein is MLRTRTISAKPKRDVKWYLVDAEGKVLGRLASQIAKVLRGKHVPTFTPHVDMGFGVIVINAEKIKVTGKKLDDKMYYRHSGYIGGLKVRSLRQMLERNPERVITHAVWGMLPKNRLGRKVFRRLRVYAGPDHPHKAQKPEPLEIEL
- the cpaB gene encoding Flp pilus assembly protein CpaB, coding for MLSRPRSGRDIRALIIAIMTGLTVTIFVFVLGKYFLPGGMRTYRIVVARKDIKAWERITPEDVELVEVKAKKLSPYYFTSISQVIGRAPVVSIRSGQKLHQGMFRVPEQELSRVLPEGTYGFVFPLNTPSLYLQAQNLMPGDRIDVLAEIRDETTNERMVVEVAQNLLVVGVNYGEPPDSAGQGRVSTGRFRFTTNRSQRRESKVPRSLVLAVTPDQAYALKLASQTGDVSILVRSLKGSTPLTTSSAKTLDEYLREKGILPPKAVISRTSRGARLKTSKVTLIKGTSSQEVPLGGGK